The following is a genomic window from Vicinamibacteria bacterium.
GACGACCATCCCTTCCGCCTCCACGTACTTCTTGATACGGACCCGGCCGTCGTCCTTGACGTGGGTCAGCTCGATGCCGTACTCGAGGGGCTCCGCCCCCTGGCGCACCACCGTTCCCGAACCGTCGATGACGACCGGATCGCCGGGGACACGGAAAGCGTAGTGCACGTCGTCACCAATCTTGAGAAGGCGGGAGGACACCACGAAGATGCCGTTAACGCTCAAGTTGAGGGCGTTGGCCGGGAAGGCCTCCCCCCCCGCGTCAAACTCGGCATCGAGCCGCAGGGAGACACCGAAGCGACCCTCGCGGCGCTGGGGGACGTGCATGAGGCGGACGAGGCGATCGTCCCAGTCCGGCCCGGGCGGGATGCGAAGAATGCCGTTGGCGCCCGCCTGGAGCAGATCCAGCTCGGCGGGATCGAAGTCGCCGCGGGCCAGAGCCACGATCGAGATCCGGCGCGTGTAGGGATCTTCACGAAAAGCGCTCACCAGCCGAGCGGCCCCGTCGAGCTCCTGGTCGACCACGATGATGTCCGGTCTCCGCTGCGCGGCCAGGAGGCGGGCCTGTTCGCGGTCCCGGGCTAGGCGCCGCTCCACGTTCTGGCCCCAGAGCACGGTTTGGTTGAGCTCGCTCTCCAGCGAGCGGGGAGAGCAGACGAGCACCACGAGCATTGCGCCCGCGAGTGTAGCACTGGCCGGGAGCGGGGTCGGGCGGGCCGCGGGCGGCCCCTAGCCGCGGCGAGGCGAGGCTAGACCTCGCGCAGCCAGGCTTCCTTGGAGGCGTCGCTGGGCATCCGCCAGTCTCCGCGTGGAGAAAGGCTGACGGAGCCTACCTTGGGCCCGTCGGGCATCACGGATCGCTTGAACTGACTGTCAAAGAAGCGCTCGATGAAGACGCGCAGCCAAGTCCGGAGGGTCTCCGTCGGGTAGCGATCGGCGAAGGCGTGCTCGGCCAGGAAGAGCGTCTTGCGCGGACCCGCCCCCAGGCGGACGAAACTGAAGAGGAAGAAGTCGTGGAGTTCGTAGGGGCCCACGATCTCCTCCGTTCGCTGGGCGATGGCCCCGTCGGCTCGGGGGGGGAGGAGCTCCGGGGAGACCGGCGTCTCCAGGACCGCCTGCAGCACCGCGCGCTCGGCCTCTCCCGCCTGATGGTCGGCCACCCAGCGCACGAGCTGGCGCACCAGGGTCTTGGGCACACCCCCGTTCACGTTGTACATCGCGATCTGGTCTCCGCCGAAGGTGTAAAAGCCCAGCGCCAGCTCCGAGAGGTCCCCCGTGCCCACCACCAGGCCCCCCTCCTGGTTGGCCAGGTCCATCAGCACCTGGGTGCGCTCGCGAGCCTGAAGGTTCTGGTAGGTCGCGCTCGTGCGGTCCTCGGGATCGAGTCCGATGTCGCGAATGTGCTGGGTGCAGGCGGGCCGGACGTCGATCTCGCGCAGGCTGGCCCCGGTGGCGGTGGCCAGGCGGCGCGCGTTGGTGAGGGTCTGCTCGCTGGTGCCGAAGCCGGGGAGCGTCACGGCCAGTACGCCCGGGCGGGGCAGCCCCAGGAGGTCGGCCGTTCGCACCGCCACCAGCAGGGCCAGGGTCGAGTCGAGTCCGCCCGAGAGCCCGAGCACCGGGCGGCGGATCCCGGTGTGCTCGAGGCGCCGGGCCAGGCCCGCGGTCTGGATGGAGAAGACCTCGCGGCAGCGCTCGTCGAGGAGGCCCGGGTCGGAGGGCACGAAGGGATGCGCATCCACCGCCCGCAGAAGGCGGTGGGGGTCGGGGGGGGGGATGGGCCGGAGGGCGACGCGGCGTGGATCGCGACCGCGGGGATGAACGGCATCCGCGAAGGAGGTCTGGCGCATCCGCTCCACCAGGAGCCGCTCGGTGTCCACGTCCGTCGCGATGAGGTCCCCGCTCCTCCGGAACCGCTCTCCCTCCGCCAGGAGCACGCCATTCTCTGCCACCATCAAGTGGCCCCCGAAGACGAGGTCGGTGGTGGATTCGTGGACGCCGGCGTTTGCGTAGACGTAGGCGGAAAGGGTCCGCCCCGACTGCTGCCGCACCAGTTCCCGGCGGTAGTCCGCCTTCCCCACCAGGTCCGGGGAGGCGGAGGGGTTGAGGAGGACGGTAGCCCCCGCCACCGCCTGTCGGCTGCTGGGGGAGATGGGCGCCCACAGGTCCTCACAGATCTCCAAGGCCAGGGTCACCCCCGGCTCGCTCTCCGCGCCGAAGAGGAGGTCGGTGCCGAAGGGCACGTCCGCGCCCGCCAGGCGGACGGTGTCGCGGGTGGCTTCCCGTGCCGAGGAGAACCAGCGCTCCTCGTAGTATTCGCCGTACCCGGGCAGGAAGGTTTTGGGGACCACGCCCAGCAGCCGCCCTCCCTGGATCAAGGCCGCGGCGTTGAAGAGCCGGCCGTCCAGGGCCACGGGCAGGCCCACCGCCACCACCATGGGCAGAGAGGCGGTCTCGCGCAGCAGCCACGCCAGGGCCCGCTCCGCACCCGCGACCAGGGTGGAGAGGCTGAAGAAGAGGTCGCCCGCGGTATAGCCCGCGAGGCCCAACTCCGGGAGGACGAGTACCTGCACTCCCCGCTCCCGCGCTTGGTGCACGGTTCGCAGGGACTCCGCGGCGTTGCGCTCGGGGTCGGCCACCGCCACCGGGGGACAAGCCGCCCCCAC
Proteins encoded in this region:
- a CDS encoding PilZ domain-containing protein, encoding MLVVLVCSPRSLESELNQTVLWGQNVERRLARDREQARLLAAQRRPDIIVVDQELDGAARLVSAFREDPYTRRISIVALARGDFDPAELDLLQAGANGILRIPPGPDWDDRLVRLMHVPQRREGRFGVSLRLDAEFDAGGEAFPANALNLSVNGIFVVSSRLLKIGDDVHYAFRVPGDPVVIDGSGTVVRQGAEPLEYGIELTHVKDDGRVRIKKYVEAEGMVVGGR
- a CDS encoding NAD(+) synthase, with product MTTAPFGFLRVGAACPPVAVADPERNAAESLRTVHQARERGVQVLVLPELGLAGYTAGDLFFSLSTLVAGAERALAWLLRETASLPMVVAVGLPVALDGRLFNAAALIQGGRLLGVVPKTFLPGYGEYYEERWFSSAREATRDTVRLAGADVPFGTDLLFGAESEPGVTLALEICEDLWAPISPSSRQAVAGATVLLNPSASPDLVGKADYRRELVRQQSGRTLSAYVYANAGVHESTTDLVFGGHLMVAENGVLLAEGERFRRSGDLIATDVDTERLLVERMRQTSFADAVHPRGRDPRRVALRPIPPPDPHRLLRAVDAHPFVPSDPGLLDERCREVFSIQTAGLARRLEHTGIRRPVLGLSGGLDSTLALLVAVRTADLLGLPRPGVLAVTLPGFGTSEQTLTNARRLATATGASLREIDVRPACTQHIRDIGLDPEDRTSATYQNLQARERTQVLMDLANQEGGLVVGTGDLSELALGFYTFGGDQIAMYNVNGGVPKTLVRQLVRWVADHQAGEAERAVLQAVLETPVSPELLPPRADGAIAQRTEEIVGPYELHDFFLFSFVRLGAGPRKTLFLAEHAFADRYPTETLRTWLRVFIERFFDSQFKRSVMPDGPKVGSVSLSPRGDWRMPSDASKEAWLREV